The window AAGTTGTTTATTTAACATTTGGGATCAACATTATATAGGGTTTCCACCGATGAGATCCCTCTAGTTTATCTAGGAAATATGTTTGAGTACTAGATTCCCAAATAAGTTTTCCCATGCTAGCTCGGCTTAGTTGAAGAATTTATGTACATTTTCAATCAGGATGGCTTCGCTCTGAATATTCACATCAAGAATACCTAGGTCTCATTGAGTCTTTAGCTTACAGACTTTGGTCCGAGCAATAAGGGCAAGACCACTATCTCCCTGGACAAATTGCATATGGGTGTCCATCAACGACTCCGACTGCAACTGAAGCTCGACTTTCATTGGCAGCCACGGGCGCCGAAACCCGCGACCCACCACCATCGTCTTTTGTTTGACAAGAGGAAGCCCAGCCTAGGCCCGTAGGCCAAGATGCCCAGGACCTGCAACAACTAGATCAGAAAATCCCGATGTGGCAGTGCAGCGCCCTGAACTTTGCTACAAGAGAGGCCAAGTATGATCGAGGCTACTGCTGGGAGAGGACGCAGCAAGACACCCTCAATAAAGCAAGACGCCGGGAATCGACCATCGTCGAGGGGATGCCACCATGCCCACTGGACCAAGCAACGCGTCGCCGCTACGCCATGAGGGAGGAGAGGAGTTGAAATGGCCACGCCGCTTGTGGAGCCATCGCCGTAGAGGTCACGTGAATCGACGGTAAGAGCCACAACGCATGAGGCAAGCCCCGCCACCGTCGTTCGATGCCCGGGCTTAGCTCTTTATGATGTTTGGAATACACTTTGTGGTTTATTTTCGCGGTTCAACAACACTGTTTAGCGATATCATCCATTAGCGAGGACATAATTGGTGCTTAAGAGGATTACACCCTATGCCTAACTTCAGAAATAAAAGAGGCCAGTATTCCATGAGCCAAAAATACTAGGTAAACCCATTTCCCAGGATTTCCCCTGCCCCCATCGAAGCCCTTACCGATAAGTTTATAAGCTgaacttttttttagaaaagaagGATGCACCCGGTCtttgcatctggacgatgcatacggtcactttattaattattaagcacaaaagaccttacaaagtagtacatcagtaagcctgaagccaccatctaggcaacatctgtcgctactcctaccCCCTTGATGTAGTGGTGCCGAATGTccgagcctaataccaaacagacatcgcaccaaAACCTAACATCTAATGCCGGATGCCCCATCCTAGCCACATACCGGGACTGGGTCACACGCCGGTCCGGCGCACTCACTGAGGCTGCCGCCGCCTTCTTCCACCGATCCATCTCCAGAGCAGGTACTAACGCACAGACCTTGCCAGgcctgccgtcgacgccaccatggCGCCAGACAGCTCGACCACCCTGCGCTCGTCCATGCAGCCGCATCCGTCGTCGATATGCAGCTGCACCATGCCGCCACCACTCGTCGTcaatgatgcggtagatacaacGCCGCACCACCTGGCAACCTCCACATCATCGCCACCGCTGGAGCTACTCGGAGCCCACCATCCACAACATCTCTCCCCCGAACAGTAGTTCCTCCCAAGACGGCGCCTCCATGGAGGATACGACGCgcaggacgccgccgccgcccaatcCAGACTGAATTTCGGACTTTCGTCCGGGAGGGGTTCGGGGGTGGATAGGGGGGACCTCGGCTTCGCCTCCAGGAAGGGTAACGGCGTCAAGTGACGTCGCCGATGCCGTGCCGAACACGCCGACCAAAGTTTTCTCCGGTCCCCACGATCCGAAACCCGCGAAGATGAAAGAGCCATGGGGCTCAACCCACCAGAAAGGAGGATCAAGAAGAACTCCTTGTAGATCTCCGGACGCCGAATAGAACGATCCGACATGGCCAGCGACGATCATCACCACCCCGCGGCGGTCGACGGAGTCCGAAGAAAGGATCCAGATGGATCCGATCTGGATCCGGCGGCACCCGCGACCACCGGTCAGGCCAACGCAGCCACCACCTCACGACACGCAGgtcgccaccgccgcgccgcgcACGACGCCGATGGGAGACCCGCCCGCCGCGCCGCCAGACCCCACGTTCGCCCGGCGTTTCTCTGGATCCCGCTGTCCCATGCAAGCCAAGACGGAGAGGATGGGGAGAAGCCTCGCCGCTGCCCAGCCGGCCAGGCTTCGCCCGGCGGcgaggagggggagaggaggaggagcctcgaggggcggcggctagagtccccccccccccccccccccccccccccccccgcgcgcgggGGCGACGCGAGGGGCGAGGAGACGCGAGTTGCAATCCAGATCAGGAGAGCATCCGCCGTGGCAGCTGAAGAGGCGGCGGCGATAACAATCCACGAGAGTTGTACGGGTTGTCTGCTAGGTTTATAAGCTGAAATGACATGACCCGGCCGGTGGTGCGTTTTACTCGTGAAACCCTGGACGAATTCTGAGCCCAGATCATACGGGCCGACGCGCCACGATGGCACATGCCGACATTGCTGTTCCGCTATACACTGCATCTCGAGTCCTGTTGTGTTCTGTTTATGCGTTTTTCTTCACTGATCCGAGGCTGAGAGGGGCCTGACCTAAGCAGCTGGCCATCCTCCTATCCTATCTACCCGCCCCAACTATCATCTGCCACCTTTAATTCGCTCTGCCGTAACGCGATGCGGCTGCACTGCATGCCCCGAGCCAGGCCATGTGCCCACCCAACATGGCACGTTCCCTGCTCTGCTCTCCCTGCTCACACACAAACCCGAACCCCGTCTCGTTGCTTAGCGCGTACCCGATCCGGTTTATAAATAGCCCCACCGCACCACGGCCACCACCCCACTCCCACACAGGAACCGAGCACACCATCACTCACTCCCCACCGCCACTCGTCAGATCCACACGCCACAGCGCGCGGCATGggctccctccccctcccctccctcgCCGTGCTCGCGGCGCTTCTCTGCTTCCTCGCCGTCGGCGGCGCCGTGGACCTCAACACCACCGACCCCTCCCCCTTCGACGTCGACCTGAACGCCACCGACGCCACCAAGTACTGGGGCCCCTGGACCCCGGCCAGGGCGACTTGGTACGGCCAGCCCAACGGCGCCGGCCCCGACGACAACGGTGAGGATCCTCCGCGCTCCCTCCCTCCCTTCCTCAAGATGAATGCTTCTCCTCTCTTCTTGCGCGAGCAATGTGGCTCATTCCTCGGCGCTTCTTTGGTCTTGCTAGGCGGTGCCTGCGGCTTCAAGCACACCAACCAGTACCCGTTCGCGTCCATGACCTCCTGCGGCAACCAGCCATTGTTCAAGGACGGCAAGGGGTGCGGCTCATGCTACAAGGTAAATTAAATACCACGTAGAGCAGAAGAGAAACAGTTTACAGTTACTGTCAACTAGTAGGCCGATCTGCAGCGTCTGACAGCGGGCCCCGCATGCGTATAGTAATGTATCTGTGCGGGGTGTCTGCGTGTGTTGAGTCGCTTTCCGTGAACGAAAACGTCTTTTACTGTGCGGCGGAGAGCCGTTGCAGCTTAGGAAGCGCGTCGGTTGGCGCTCGACCTCTCGGGTGCCTGAAGCTGAAGCTGACGTTTTTGTTGTGTTTCAGATCAGATGCAGGAAGGACATGTCCTGCTCCGGTAGGACGGAGACGGTGATCATCACCGACATGAACTACTACCCGGTGGCGCCCTTCCACTTCGACCTCAGCGGCACGGCGTTCGGCAGGCTCGCCAAGCCCGGCCTCAACGACAGGCTCCGCCACTCCGGCATCATCGACATCGAGTTCACACGGTAAGAAGAGCGAGCAACACCTGCAGCGCCGTAGCAGTACCAGTGCAACATTGAGAGAATTTGTACCGCCATTTTGCAAAATTCTTGGTTGAATTTGCTGTCCATCGTCCGGGCAGTTAAAAGTTGAAAAAAAGTCGGGTGCATTGGATCCACCCAAACCCAACCGCCCGCATTACTCCTGGCCGACCGGACACGGgcgccacacacacacacacacacacactcctcTGCCCTGCACATGCATGTGCAACAGCTAGTAGTAAGCACACAGGGCTCAGCTTTATTACTCGGGCCCAACCCACCCTCCTTTTGCAGCACGGCATATGCGTGCCCTGCCACCATACGCCACCGGCCAGCCCATCCCCGTCTCGTATCACAGAGCAGCGGCTGGGCCCCTGGCCGAAAGATACAATATTCCGCCGCAACATCGAGCAAGGCAACAAAACTAATAATACGCATGGACTACCAGCGGCAACTTCTTCCATACAACAATTTATACGAAGTAcgatcttgtgatgaattgcagGGTGCCGTGTGAGTTCCCGGGGCTGAAGATCGGGTTCCACGTGGAGGAGTACTCGAACCCCGTCTACTTCGCGGTGCTGGTGGAGTACgaggacggcgacggcgacgtggTGCAGGTGGACCTCATGGAGTCGCGGGGGCCGGGCGGCGGCAAGTGGACGAGGATGAGGGAGTCGTGGGGCTCCGTGTGGCGCCTCGACTCCAACCACCGCCTCCAGGCGCCCTTCTCCATCCGCATCCGCAACGAGTCCGGCAAGACGCTCGTCGCCAACAAGGTCATCCCGGCCAACTGGAGGCCCAACACCTTCTACCGCTCCTTCGTGCAGTACAGCTGAACCCACCATGATTCCGTTGCCAATCGGAGTACTGGTAATGCTACTACGCGGCTAGCTGCTACGGTCAAGTGAGTCGGTCAGTCATTGGGAGTGTACGGTCGTTTGCCTTGAGTCGTTGTAAACTGTATCGGGTGGTGGGGGTGTGTGTGGTGTCGGTGCGTCTTTCTAGGTGAGAAAAGTTTGGCTGGGTGTGGGTCTGGGTCTCTAGGGCTGTGATGAGTCGTGTATTGGCAAATGGGAAAAGGCTGTGTGGGAAATGGAGGAGGCAGGCGTACAAGATACGCTCTCCCGCCCACTCTTGCCTTTTATAATTTATATATCATTCAAGGCGGTGATATTAATCGAAAGTATAttgttactactactactatatgaACCATGTTCGTACTTGTGCCTCCTTTTATTATGTACTTGTGACTCCTTTTATTATTTCTATATATACTGAAGGAAAAAGCATTTAATCTTGAAGAAGCAAACCCAACTGCAGAGAAGCATCAAAATGGTTGGAATTTGATTTCATCACATCCTAGGTAAGCTCATAGTTCCGGGACAGCGTAGTACTAGGCTCCAGCAAAAGGGAGAGTTGGCGCCGTGCACCCAGATCTGTTCCCGCGCGCGGTAAATTTACAAACCTGGCGCGAAGAGGACGGCCTTTTACCGCTTCTTTTTCTGCAGATTCCTTGCCTAAGCAGCCGTAGCGCATGATTGGTTGCCGGTAAAGCACGCGGCCGAATTATCCAATCTCCCTGCGGGCTGCGACCCTCGATAAAGCTACTACCACTCCCCACCGTAGATTTTCTTTATGCCACCAGCAATAGTCTTGCCAGTTCGACGTGTACGACTACCGTACCGGCCTTGTCCGGAGAGAAATCCCCCGGCCGGCTCGGGTCAAGCAGAACAGTGCGCGCCACGCAGCGATACAAGAGCGTCCGGCCAAACGAAGCGTCCCATCTTCCGCCGCCGGGGTCCGGGCCTTCAAACCCCATTAGCTGTACCGCGTCGCTTGCAGCTTGCTGCTGCTGGCATGCTGGCGATCCCTGCCCGTACGAGTTATTGTGGCTCCCTCGTTCGTTCCAGATCCCCACCCCAGCACTGCATGGTCTTATTCTTATCCTGCACGGGCCCGCTTCAGCTCACCGTCGTCGGAGTTGAGAATCGGCACCGTAGGCAAAGCTGAGCCAGGAGTAATAACTCCTGTTCCTGTTCCTCGGTGCCGCGTCGACCGATCCGATCCGATCCAGCCGGATGTGTGATCAGGGATGTCAAAT is drawn from Aegilops tauschii subsp. strangulata cultivar AL8/78 chromosome 1, Aet v6.0, whole genome shotgun sequence and contains these coding sequences:
- the LOC109749699 gene encoding expansin-B4 gives rise to the protein MGSLPLPSLAVLAALLCFLAVGGAVDLNTTDPSPFDVDLNATDATKYWGPWTPARATWYGQPNGAGPDDNGGACGFKHTNQYPFASMTSCGNQPLFKDGKGCGSCYKIRCRKDMSCSGRTETVIITDMNYYPVAPFHFDLSGTAFGRLAKPGLNDRLRHSGIIDIEFTRVPCEFPGLKIGFHVEEYSNPVYFAVLVEYEDGDGDVVQVDLMESRGPGGGKWTRMRESWGSVWRLDSNHRLQAPFSIRIRNESGKTLVANKVIPANWRPNTFYRSFVQYS